The Chryseolinea soli genome contains a region encoding:
- a CDS encoding patatin-like phospholipase family protein, with the protein MRKLYFLVPRLVYSFPAQLLLNNIKRNHVLILCWIILFAMVTGSFGKYLGIPYLFLDPEYLNKVNFRSFFIIGMVSAGFITAFHITCYITDGHRFSFVGALSRPFSKFVINNSIIPVLFLVVYVTEIIQFQINNEYSRAGDLAWNLGGLIAGYLFMSGIFFVYFWLTNKDIFRYVVCRIDEKIKQNVKVTRASAMKKLDIARKKQIRVDNYLDFNLKVRPVEDSGFYDKATILQVFDQNHFNLVIIELFIFGLVLVLGLFKDYPAFQLPAAASFIIFLTIFVMMAGAFSYWFGGWSATTALILFLVLNHLVGEEYLTRRYEAFGLDYLKPASEYSVNSLRVLNDTAHLQRDWRANYPMLENWRKKFPADKKPKMVFLCASGGGKRAALWTLTALQTADSLSHGALMEQSILITGASGGLIGASYFRELKLREKQGENPHPYSEVHRQRISTDNLNPLIFSLMANDLFVGFTKFEYNGNYYYRDRGYTFEEQLNQITERMMDKPIKAYDSVEQQGIIPMVILAPTIVNDGRKLYIAARPVSFMNYDIMSYPNYDLSKYAGIDFFTLFKDQNAGDLRFLSALRMSATFPYITPNTTLPTEPAIKIMDAGISDNFGLTDAVRFVYAYKDWIAENTSGIVFVSIRDSPKLGAIAPKVGQTIIDDMTQPISSVYNNFENFQDINSDMFINQAKYWFHNKIDRVDIQYQSESYTPILQKMDSIRQNNSRASLSWRLTTREKYGIISSINSDDNKAELKRLGELLK; encoded by the coding sequence ATGAGAAAACTGTATTTTTTAGTTCCAAGGCTTGTTTACTCTTTTCCGGCGCAGTTGCTCTTGAACAACATCAAACGCAACCATGTGTTGATCTTGTGCTGGATCATCCTGTTTGCCATGGTCACCGGCAGCTTTGGCAAATACCTGGGCATCCCCTACCTTTTCCTGGACCCTGAATATCTCAACAAAGTAAACTTCCGCAGCTTTTTCATCATTGGCATGGTGTCGGCGGGGTTCATCACGGCCTTTCACATTACCTGCTACATCACCGACGGCCATCGCTTTTCGTTTGTGGGTGCATTGAGCCGGCCTTTTTCAAAGTTCGTGATCAACAACAGCATCATTCCCGTGCTCTTCCTGGTGGTCTATGTGACGGAGATCATCCAGTTTCAAATCAACAACGAATACAGTCGCGCCGGCGATCTGGCGTGGAACTTGGGTGGTCTCATTGCGGGCTACCTGTTTATGTCGGGCATATTCTTTGTGTATTTCTGGCTTACGAACAAAGACATCTTCCGCTATGTGGTTTGCCGCATCGACGAGAAGATCAAACAAAACGTGAAAGTGACACGTGCCAGCGCCATGAAGAAGCTGGACATCGCCCGCAAGAAACAGATCCGCGTCGACAACTATTTAGATTTCAATTTGAAAGTGAGGCCCGTGGAGGACTCGGGCTTCTATGACAAGGCGACCATTTTGCAAGTGTTCGACCAAAACCATTTCAACCTCGTCATCATCGAGCTGTTCATCTTCGGGCTCGTGCTGGTATTGGGCCTGTTCAAAGATTACCCGGCGTTCCAGCTTCCCGCCGCCGCGAGCTTCATCATCTTCCTTACCATCTTCGTGATGATGGCCGGCGCCTTTTCATACTGGTTTGGCGGATGGTCGGCCACGACCGCCCTCATTCTTTTCCTGGTGCTGAATCACCTGGTGGGGGAGGAGTATCTCACCCGGCGCTATGAGGCGTTTGGGTTGGACTATCTCAAACCCGCTTCCGAATACTCCGTGAACTCGCTAAGAGTGCTTAACGACACGGCGCATCTGCAACGCGACTGGCGCGCGAACTATCCCATGCTGGAAAACTGGCGCAAGAAATTCCCGGCCGACAAAAAACCAAAGATGGTGTTCCTCTGCGCCAGCGGCGGCGGCAAGCGTGCAGCTCTCTGGACCCTCACCGCGCTGCAAACGGCCGACAGTCTTTCCCACGGTGCGCTCATGGAACAAAGCATCCTCATCACGGGTGCATCCGGCGGCCTCATCGGTGCGAGCTATTTCCGCGAGCTCAAACTCCGCGAGAAACAAGGCGAGAACCCACACCCTTATTCTGAAGTTCATCGCCAACGCATCTCAACCGACAACCTCAATCCACTTATCTTTAGCCTGATGGCCAACGACCTGTTCGTAGGCTTCACCAAGTTTGAATACAACGGCAACTATTATTATCGCGACCGGGGCTACACCTTCGAGGAACAATTGAACCAGATCACCGAGCGCATGATGGACAAGCCCATCAAAGCCTACGACAGCGTGGAGCAACAAGGCATCATCCCCATGGTGATCCTGGCGCCCACCATTGTAAACGACGGCCGCAAACTCTACATCGCCGCCCGGCCCGTGTCGTTCATGAACTACGACATTATGAGCTATCCCAACTATGACCTTTCTAAATATGCGGGCATCGATTTCTTCACGTTGTTCAAGGATCAAAATGCGGGCGATCTCCGATTTCTTTCTGCCCTGCGCATGAGTGCCACGTTCCCCTACATAACGCCCAACACAACCCTGCCCACGGAACCCGCCATCAAGATCATGGACGCCGGCATCTCCGATAACTTCGGACTGACCGACGCGGTACGTTTTGTCTATGCCTATAAAGACTGGATCGCCGAGAACACATCCGGCATAGTCTTCGTATCCATTCGCGATTCACCCAAGCTCGGCGCCATTGCCCCCAAGGTCGGGCAAACCATCATCGACGACATGACACAGCCCATCAGCAGCGTGTATAATAACTTTGAGAATTTCCAGGACATCAATAGCGATATGTTCATCAACCAGGCGAAGTACTGGTTTCATAATAAGATCGACCGGGTCGACATCCAGTACCAGTCCGAGTCCTACACCCCGATACTACAAAAGATGGACAGCATCCGGCAGAACAACTCTCGCGCTTCGCTGAGTTGGCGGTTGACGACGCGGGAGAAGTATGGGATTATTTCTTCGATTAATTCTGATGATAACAAGGCGGAGTTGAAGCGGTTGGGGGAGTTGTTGAAGTGA